CTTAGTATGAGCGGAGTGTCAACTACAGCCTCAGTGTTTGATTTCCTAATATACTTCTTATTTCAACTGGAGTGTGATATTAACTGAAATGTAAGtcagacattttaaatttaaaatgaatgcaattcaatttaaaacaaatatgtaaaaGTGAAAATTACAGCTGCTCATTTTTTGACTGAAAAATAGTAAAATGAGCACTGTTACTTAATCTGTAGCTGAGTCCAAACGCCATGTTATTCAAACTACAATGTCTGAGTATATCATTAATATGTAAAAATGAGAAACCGCAGCTGAAAGTTAAATATATGAAGTTAATATATGAAGTTATTTCTTAGCgaacaacaaacaaacctaaAGGCTGTTTTCTTAATTATAATCTGGAAACACGTTAAAAtctatgaaaatgtaatggCGGCATCGggacgatgatgttttaaactcCACAAGAAATTCAGATAAAGAAATTCaaggaagcagctgcagacgATCACATCTTTAGTGCGGCCATCAAACGTATCCAAGCAACAGAAGCTGCCATTTTGCACTTGGGTGTAATAAACGGGATAAAAAACCTGACTTCAAACAAACGCAGCAGGCGTTGCTCCTCCAATGTAACCAATGATACCTGAACTGACTGAGATGAAGAGCATGTAGAATGTAGGGCAGGAGCAGAGGACTTTACGTCTTCGTGCTCCACTTccaaccccccaaaaaaaaaaaacgccttCCGGCAGCTGTTTGCCACCGACTGGGACCTCAACTGCACATTATGGAGGATTTACACATTTAGGAGGTCGATCTGAGAGAAAAGTtgacagaagcacacacacacacacacacacactcaaagatcaTGAGAAGACGTAAGATCAGTGGAAATATTTTGTTCAGATATGGCATTGTATCATCCTGTACATGAGGTTGTGTTTTGTAAACGCGTTTGTCGTTTTTTcttaagtgtttgttttttaaagggcatttCACCTTAAAGAACAGTCCAGTGAaaccaattcatttttttttttactttgaacaATGGTCAAGGTTCACTGTCATTATTGCACTTAAACAAACGGGGCAGGGATGGCTTTAGGGGCTGGGCTTTTCTCCACAACTGCCTTTTCCACAGTGTAGAAGCGACAGAGGAAGTCTTGCCATCGGGGAGAGACCCGTTCCTGGGCCACTCTGGGACTTGTCCTCCAGGTGGCCGTGGTGTGgtggtcctctcctcctcagggcGGCGGGATGGAGCGCTCGGTCACAGCCAGCTCCTGAGCCAGGTCACTGAAGCGAGCGATgtagtccacgctgctttcactCATCATACAAGCAAGCTGAGAGTCCATCTGCAAACAACCAGAGAGCATTTGAAGATGGATTCCACTGGGATTTTTAGATAGAGGTAAAACTGCATATAAGGCTTATTTGAGTGTAAAcatcaaaagaataaaaaaaagatttcacatttgtgaaaaacaaagacagaaatccCCCGTCCTCACATATCCCTTATAGTCAAAGGCCTGAACCTACCTCTGCCACGTCAGGAAGACCCCGCGACTGAAAGGAATCATGGGAGTTGCAGTCCAGGAGGCTTGGACCAAGCAAAGCTGTGCCACTGGAGGGGCCGGAGGGGGTGAGCGTGGTCCGCCTCCCTTTATCAGGGGACACCATACTGGCTGGATGAACATGAACAGGAGGTACATTTCAAACAACGAAGTATGTGAGCAGTGACGGTTACATTGTTTGACACCTCAACTCGTTGGATAGCATCAAACTACGATTTGTAAAAAGATATTAATCTATAGTAATATCTGTTTGTGGATGGTTCTGTGGGGGAGAAAAACACTTACAGAGGAGGCATCCCAGTGCGGAGTCAGAGGAGTCACTGGGGTACCACTGGGGGTCGTGGCTGGGGGATGGGATCCAGCCTCGGGACGGGCTGACTGAGGGAGAAGAGGCCAAAAGTTTGGAGGCATCGTTGCTGCTCAGCTTGGCTGGAGAGAGAGTCGCCTCCTCACCTGCACCACGAGAGACAAACAGCCATATtagcttacaaacacacacgcacatgcacagacacacacacacacacacacacacacacacacacacagggtggtcTATCATCCTGACGGGTCAGAAGCTTAGTTGTAGTCAACAGATTCCTTCACATATTTTCAAATCTCTAATGAGAAGACAAATAAAATCTTGTGGTCAGGGATTTACAAAACCTTTTTCCCGTTCAACAAAAATCTTTGCACAAGacacaacatcaacacatcCTGATTAACTGTTGATGAAGGTTGGAAACAGGCACGTACCACTGTAGTGGCCAGAGTTGATGGCAAGCTCGATGATGGAGtcactgatgtgtgtttgagggcCTCCGGGGGCCAGAGCCTCTTCGGGGGGGCCAGGCAGCGAGATGTCCAGAAGCGAGGCGACACTGGGTGGAGAGAGGAGTGAGTCTCCCCCACCAGTCGCTTCAGGAGATGGTGGATGCAAACCATTCTGCTGAAAAAGAACAAGTTCAACACTTAAAAAGGGGGAGAAACTTGGATTATACTGTAGAGCTGATAAGATAAATTCACTAGTGAGGAGGAGTGATCCAGCTCTGTTATCATTCCAATGACAAAAAAGGGACtaatcataaataaatagagttcagagcgtgtgtgtgttggtgctgaCCTCTGGGACGTtttcctggaggagctgagagTCTGGTTCAGCCTCTGTAATGGTTTCGCTGGAGAGCAAAGTGCCGTTGTCGAGAGTGGGAGAATCCAGATTCCGACAGGGGCTGCCGGGGATGATGCCTGCAGACTTGGCTGCAAGGTCGATGGCACCtgtaagaataaaaacagttaGGATAACAAAGAGGATTTGTCACATCTACACAAGTACTAACCATAGTGGACAGAAGTGTGCATCTTAACATTTCAGGAGTCAAACTCAACAACAATTTGAATTTAAAGCTGGTGGAAAAAGGCTCCCCTTCAGAGAGCAGAAGAACGTTCTTTTTGTCCATTCAGCTCTGCACAATGGATTATTTGTTCATAATCATATCGACTGCTGAAGATCATGTGGGAGAAAAGAGGCCAATCATTTCTCATATATATTCAAACTAGGACTTAATTTTGCACAAAACCCCAGAGCCTCAGGAAGCAGTTTCTCTCATTCAGTAGATAGCTTACATGTTGGAAACACTGTTGGCAAGAAGTCAACCAATACAGAAAATCAACTGATGAAGGACAGAGTTATTTCTGATTGAGAGGTTATCTATCCAAGTGCTTTCATTTTTATAGCATATGAAGACTTCATTGTTTTGTTGAGGCTGTTTAATGATGGAGCCGTGTTATAAAGtatttgtgtttaaaataaGGGAAAAGTAGTAATTTTACTTTCTGTGTTCACAGGATAAATAAGTAACTCAAACTGAAATCTTTAACAGTATAGCCTACATGATGTTCCATCTAGAATTTAacaaaatgtcaataaaacatGTACAGGTAACAGAATATACATACTGGAGAGTTGGCtggctgctgcagagctggGGGAGACTTTGGAAAGGGGAGGGCGGGGGGTAGGAGCAAGGCGAGCATGGATTGGCCGGAAAGATCCAGTTCCTGAgggaagaaacaggaagtgagacaccaaATGGAAATTTTTTAACTTCCCATCCTCTGCTGACAACACGTTGTGTCATCATTCTGTCCTGATGTGAGGAAGCGTACCTGTGGCAGAGGAGTtggagaggatggagaaggAGCAGACGTGCTGAGGAGTGTCCCCTGTAGTTCGAGGCAGCAGTGTCCGCTGTGTACGAGACAGATACAGATTTTTAGCCCATTGTAAGACAGCAACATGTAAGACAATAAGAGTATAAACCAATAGAGAGTCACTACAACTGCATATTCATATGGAACACCCTTCAATTCTTCTCTTACCTGAACTACGAGGGGTTTGCGGAGTTGCCTGCTCcgaggttttctctgtctgGAAAGGAAAAGATCTGACTGCATCTGCGAGGACAGAAAGTGTCTATTAATATTTTTGAATAGATTACTGTGAACAATATACCAGTTTATTGATGCTTTGCCCTTTCTTACATTGATAGAATCCAGCTGCTGTCTAAAGGCTAGTTCTGCTTCCTTGTTGGGGGAGAACATTCGGTTGTGGCGCGAGCTGTTGGGGGGCAGCGTGGTGGGAACCGCAAACACGCCCCCCTCAGAGTCGCAGCCTGCTGTCGACCCCAGCAGAGAGCGGGGAAGGCTCCGTCCGCCTGGAGAGGGGAGGAACAAGAAGGACATGTTACATGAGGGGGAGGAACGTTTCCTGAGAATAACGTATGAACCCACTGAACAGCTTCTGGGAGAATATGGTGCGAAAAGTACTTCAAATATCTAATTTCTTATTAACCAGGAGGCATTTGCACGTTATAGTTATTTCCcatcatcaaacaaacaacagcacCATCCAAAAAACCATTCATCAGGAAAAACAACATACTTGCATAGGATCTTATCTAGGGACAGAGAAACTGAGGCCTGCTGGTCTGTACTAAGGTCTACAGCTACAATCGGATCAGCTACACTGAAGATGAATTTATATTTAATGCCTGTAGTAATGGCTTAGGAGTATAGGGAGGGAGACCCACAAATACCTGAGGTTCCAGCATTGGCCGGGTTTAACCGGGCCCCTCGGACAGACGCCTGCTGCCGGCCACAGCTGGGGCTGCGCACACCTGTTGCGAGCCCCTTCCCTGGTGGAGTGAGGGCCTGGTTCTGCTCCTCCTGAAGGGTCTTGAGCGGTGATGTGGCAGTGGAGCACAGCTCCGGTGCCTAGAGGAGAGGACACGTTAATGACAACATCTGTTCAAAATGTACAGTTCTAAATAAAGATTTCACTACAGTTTGAAGGTGGCACAGGGTACAGCCTGTTCCCAGTCCTACATCACCAACACAGCACCAAACTAACCTTTATCTCTCCATGTAAGATAGTTCTCCTAACAATGCAATTTtgtaaacacagaggaaaatgcAATGTAGCACATGAGAACCACTTTAAGTCTCCAACCATGTGTCTTTGTTTGACTAATTTAAGTTTTTCAAAAACCAAAACATGACATTCAAACATTTTGtcagtaaatatatattaaaaagcaTCTGGCAACCAGCAACAACACTGAGAGAAGTAAAAATGAATCCCTACCAAAGGTTTAGGATTGACCTCAGTGGTAACCAGTTTGAGCAGGCAGCGCAAAACACGGTTTGTCTTGTTGGGCTTGTCCTGAGCCAAGGTTTGTCCATTTTCCTGGTTGCTAGAAGGAGCTGCCACAGGCTGCCACTCGTATTCAAGCTGCAGCTTGCCAGGTTTTCCAAACATCAAGTAGAGCTCAGCCAGGGTGACGTTCTCTGCGTCACGGGCACTCCAGCCTTCCTCTCTGATCTGCTCAATGGTCCGCTCTTTGGCTGCCGGTGCAGAGCCCTGCAACACTCCTTCCTCTGAGCCAGTCGTCGGACTTTTGGCTAGAGGAGACTGGTTGGCCTCAGGGGAAGGAGCACTGGTGATCTGCTCCTCCTTGCAATGCTCAGATGAGCTCTCTACAACACTACACAACTTCTCTGTGATCACTGCTAATCCACCATCGGCCTCCACACTAGCACACGTCTGCCCCCCCTCAGAGAGCCCCAGCCCAGTGTCCTCTTCCCTGGGAGCCACAGTCTGCTGAGGGGAAGCAGTgtcagaaacagacagaggtcTCTTCTCCTCTACCTTTGCAGAATTGTCTTGTGAAGGCTCAGGGTTAAGGGGCTCAGTCCGACGAGTATCGCCCAGTACATTCACTgaagcaccagcaccagaggCAGTGGCAGCAATGGAGCCACTTCCCCGTCCAAATTTGGTGCCAGTCCGAGGTGGTGGAGCCGTGTGGATGCCTAGGATCTGAGCAGTCGGTAATTCCTTGGAATTAGGGCGGTTCTTGCCACTCTCCAGCCAGTGTACGGTGCAGGAGGCCTTGGAGTGAACCACACGTGCCACACCAGGCATCATGGTcagggtgctggtctccgcggGGAGAAGAAAAAGTTCATCAGGCTGTGATTTACTAGGAGACGCTGTGCTGGACTGGCTGCCCTCCAACGCCTCTCTCTCCATGAGACTCTTGAGCTGAAACATCAGTGTTAAGGACTCAGTTCACACAGGTTTGTCCTCCCCAGCTGTGCATGGATGAATTGCAATACCCAgctcaaactcacacacataaagatGATTGTAACAAATTGTTAAAAGGATACGATCCGCTGGTCCTGGTGCGCCCACTTCTGTTTCAGATAGTCAATGAGACTGGAAACTTTCCGGTGAAGCTCCACCACCATCCTGTgggagaaaaaagacaaaacagttTGTTGACAGTTGCTGTAGAAAGACAGAGTAGCACTGCACTGGCTAACTTTAGTTTTATGCTCCTAACATATCAAGTAATTCTAGGTCTGATGCTAAATAATTGACTTATAAAAACAAAGTCTTGGAGACAGGTTTTGACTCCTCCCGAACATCAGCTGAAGCCTGACTGACCTGAGGCGAGGGTTGTGGGCTAGATTCTGAACGCGGGCCCAGGAGTGGTTACTGCGTGGTTGGAGCTCTACTGCCACCTTGAGGGGTAGACGCACTGGCTTCTGGTCCTCTTCGTCACTCACTCCTGCACGGACACAGAGACATAGTGAGACTGACTGAGTCACAACAACAAAGCTCTTTTCTGGGACAGGTGTttttagagagagaaagagagagagagagagagagagagagagagagagagagagagagagtccagcCGGTGGGATTTTGTGATGCTAATAAATTTCGACAGGTAAACCTCAAAATTCACAATGACATCACTTGAACAGGAAACTACAGTTATAAGTATTCTATCTTGCAAAGGTTCATGCCCAACGGATTAGCAGGCAATGAAAAGAGTGTAACTAGAGCAATACAGGAAATGAACCAACCAGAATGAGGATGTTTTGCCAAGAAACTTTGCAAAGCACTGATACAGCTATGAAAAGATCGACTATAAGTGAAATGGTAGATACAAGTGGCGAGATTAATTTATTTCTATAAATTTGGATGATGTTGAACCGAGGGGTCGATGGCAGCCGCCTGCCGGACCAGTCATCTCCCATCACctccctcctgttcctccttctCACATAGCTCCCACAGAGTCACCATGGAAACGCCACTAGCCCacactgttattgttattgCCAGGAAAAAAAAGCCCGCCCCCACAATCGCTGTGCCTCGCCATCGTCAGTTTGTATTTTCAGCACCGATGTTTGTTTACTCTGCATGTGCAGTGCGTGTGGAGTGCCTCACCATCGGGGTCGCAGAGTTTCTTCAGTGCACGGCACATGGGAGCTTTAATTCGCAGGTTCCTCCCTTTGGAGCGTACGGTGGTAGCCCTGGTCAAACAAGCAGAAGAGCAGAGAAATCTTCAAGGAAAACTTTTTGGGATCAAATTGCAATTttgagtggagaggaggaggaggcaattCAGATTTAACATAGACAAGTACAAAGTTAGCTGAACCCTTTACAATACAGCAGCCGTGCAGTATGAAAAgcccctgttcagacctggtctTAACGTTTTACGCTTGATTCATTTTGAAACTGTGGCGGGTCAGAGGAAGTCAGTTGAGTAGGCGGTCCTTCATATTTGGCCCAGGATGTAATTGTGTTGACACAGCAGAAAGAATGTGGCAACATGCATCCCAGACCACCTCCGAATGTGGTCTGAGGGATCCGATCTAAATGAAGATGCATTTAAGTACGTTCAGACTTGTACTTAGCGCTGACCACTTGTGAGGGGATCACGTTGATGCCAGGTCTGAACAAGATATAATGACACATTTTGATATCCTATACAATCCCTCTAAGTGATACAAGTGGCCTATGTGGGATGTGTTCATGCTGCTCATCTTGTATTTGGTATATGTCATCTCGAGGTCAAACTGAGTTTATTTCTTATACTGAGAGTGAAAGCTTATCAGGGTTTTTGATCTTGCTAAAAATCCAAAACTGCATAGTGACAGACAGGAGGCTGAGCATTTTATCACTTTAACGACAGACTTACCCTTGCTGGATGAGTTCATTCAGCTTTGCCACGTTCTTATCGTCCATTactgtcaaagacaaaacacaaagccaGAGAGTCATTTACGCCGTCTTACAGAAGGAGCAGCTGTCCCCCGTGACATGCAGCATTTAATCACGTCCCATGTGTCACAATCTAACAGCATGAAAACAACTTCCACAGAGACATGTCttcgtacgtgtgtgtgtgcacagcctTCACTTACATCCCCCAACTTTTTTGCGCAGCTCAGCGTAGCAGATGAGACCATAAAGTTCCTGGGAGGATTTCTTCAGCACTCGGGAGTACactgagaaggagaggagggacaaGTCACAACACTACGTTAAGATAACACGGCAGTGACGCAGAGCTTTTTGTAGCAGAAAGAGGGTAAAGCTTGTCTGGTGAG
Above is a genomic segment from Pleuronectes platessa chromosome 16, fPlePla1.1, whole genome shotgun sequence containing:
- the cramp1 gene encoding protein cramped-like encodes the protein MVKRKKTSPGTEEYENGMTPGSREGIGVDGPRNPTTKPGGCDEEESGEQASEERSTKGDDGVEILNPSATALSPGSAPVLPGSPPNRTGPASSPQPHTSAESAAPCHDQHHFLRSSVRPPSKRIRKDSIGSAINGHGVAKSKGAENGSSSQGAVGQSGPMASSTGGVSKASKGQGSAEKEEQAGNQKRARRQWESWSAEDKNSFFEGLYDHGKDFEAIQNNIAMKYKKRGKPANMVKNKEQVRHFYYRTWHKISKHIDFANVYSRVLKKSSQELYGLICYAELRKKVGGLMDDKNVAKLNELIQQGATTVRSKGRNLRIKAPMCRALKKLCDPDGVSDEEDQKPVRLPLKVAVELQPRSNHSWARVQNLAHNPRLRMVVELHRKVSSLIDYLKQKWAHQDQRILKSLMEREALEGSQSSTASPSKSQPDELFLLPAETSTLTMMPGVARVVHSKASCTVHWLESGKNRPNSKELPTAQILGIHTAPPPRTGTKFGRGSGSIAATASGAGASVNVLGDTRRTEPLNPEPSQDNSAKVEEKRPLSVSDTASPQQTVAPREEDTGLGLSEGGQTCASVEADGGLAVITEKLCSVVESSSEHCKEEQITSAPSPEANQSPLAKSPTTGSEEGVLQGSAPAAKERTIEQIREEGWSARDAENVTLAELYLMFGKPGKLQLEYEWQPVAAPSSNQENGQTLAQDKPNKTNRVLRCLLKLVTTEVNPKPLAPELCSTATSPLKTLQEEQNQALTPPGKGLATGVRSPSCGRQQASVRGARLNPANAGTSGGRSLPRSLLGSTAGCDSEGGVFAVPTTLPPNSSRHNRMFSPNKEAELAFRQQLDSINMQSDLFLSRQRKPRSRQLRKPLVVQRTLLPRTTGDTPQHVCSFSILSNSSATGTGSFRPIHARLAPTPRPPLSKVSPSSAAASQLSSAIDLAAKSAGIIPGSPCRNLDSPTLDNGTLLSSETITEAEPDSQLLQENVPENGLHPPSPEATGGGDSLLSPPSVASLLDISLPGPPEEALAPGGPQTHISDSIIELAINSGHYSGEEATLSPAKLSSNDASKLLASSPSVSPSRGWIPSPSHDPQWYPSDSSDSALGCLLSSMVSPDKGRRTTLTPSGPSSGTALLGPSLLDCNSHDSFQSRGLPDVAEMDSQLACMMSESSVDYIARFSDLAQELAVTERSIPPP